The DNA sequence TCAAGAAACAAACGTAAGTATATAGCTAACACTGTAAACTCCCctgcaacggtgccaaaaattgatcacgtccaaTTCACAGCCCAATTAAGGGAATATGAAATGGTCATTACAATAATATACCCAATGCGAGTCCGGATCGAATCCACAAGAGGTTTAAATTGCATGTTAAGGTAAATACTCAAGAGAAAAACTCGAAATAACTAGATTTGACTTCCAAACAAAAATGTGTATCAATTTTGCTAAATTAAACTACCAATGATTTTGACTAAGCTAGCAAACAAGTATTAATTGAAATGTCTTTGAAGTTTTGTCAAATAGAGAAAACCTAGGGTTGTAACCTTAACCTAGGTGTAAACCCAATGGGTAGAGCAAATATAGGCTTGCTTGGAAGATCGGGGTTTGTTATGACTCTCAATACACAAGTACTCACTTAATACCTCTCGATAAAGAATGATTATGCCCACATTGACTCTATCAAGTCCAAATGGATAGCAATGGAAGTAATTGAATATGAGTCCAAGCTAGATTATCCCTATCTCTAgtttaaattctttaattaaactaatcaatacttcaactagttcaatttcttgttagccaaatttttctagactaaattcctctttctcaagtaagaacaaagtcaaataggcatgaatcaatgtttgcaaccattaattttaaCTTTAAAGCATAAACAAAACTAAATAACAATAACTCAATCAATAGCAACCATTaatattaaatacccataagtATTAGACATTAGGGTTGGATTACAACCCTAGATAAACATTTGGCTACTCATGGCAATGAACATAGAAAGATAAAAGGAAGAAGATATTAAAGTCATAAAGCTAAAATAAAATGGAAAATAATTGATCCTCTCTAATTGTAGCTCAAAGTTGTCCCAAATAGCTAAGAAAAACTATAAGTTATTGCTACAATACAAAAAGATGCCCAAAAAGTGATACATGCCTATTCATAGTGCTACGAAATTTCTAACAAAAATACCCTTCGGAGGGTTCTGCGACCGCACTTTaacttctgtggtccgcactttggtGGGTTAATGTTGGGAGTGCTTTCAGTTAGAGGAGTTCTGCTGCCGCACTTTAGCTTTTGGGGCCTCACATGATTTTTTGCGGGCTGCATTTGAGGAGGCTTCAGACTTGTAATATTGTACATTCTCTAATCTTTCAGGCTTTGTTAGTGCGAAATTGTTTTCCGAATCAAGTGTGATTGCACATTTTTAGTCTACGGACCGCACTTCTGCCAAAAATCCATGAAGCTCCagttcttctgcggccgcatttCATCTTCAGCGGACCGCACTAGCTTTTGTGGCCGTAGACGAAATTATGCAGACTGCACCTTTCTTAGCATTTCTCCTCTTTGCTGAACTTGGCTAGATCACCTCCTTTTCGAGTTATTTTTCTTCATTTAGATCACATTCTCCAGCACACCTGCAATTGAACTATTTTCATTAGATTCAGATACAAAAATCattactttcggactaaaaactaaagcaagaatGTACTAAATGTGAatggttaaaatccacacttatcaggTTTTTAGGtaaaaatttaggattttatattttagagatttaaccctcgatttgaggtcggatctcgaaacaaatcacatatttggactcggggtgaatgggtagtCGAGATTTAGTCTTAATTTTGGATTTCGACCATGTGTGCCCGaattgactttttgttgactttttcaaatatgataaagatcgaatctttttgGTACCTGGGTAGTtcctaaagcttattttgacttATTTGACTAATATTTGACTTAGATACGGatagtttggaggcttgttcaaaagaaaaagttgtgtTGGATTGTTGAATTATGccgaaaagaggtaagtgtcttggttaatCTTAATTTGAGGGAATTAGAATGTAATTATGTCTAATTGCTATATGCTCTATTTGTTGGGGCGGTGTATATACagggtgacgagtgtatatacgtttGCCATGGGTTAAGCATGTGGGTAGAACTAGCTTTATTTATGCCATGTTACTTTATGTGTTATGTCTTCCATGCTCTAAATAGATTGTGAAACTCTTTGATTTGTTCTTATTCATGTTAATAACTATGTTGAGCTTGTTGAGTGATTAGGCGTTAAATTATTGAAATATTGATTTGGCTACTGCTGCAAAAGTGATGGTAAATTCTCAAATGGCAAGCTATGTTCATTCGCTCTTCTTGATATTGTTTgtgcttcccaccttgcttggtattgttttacatgtttattcttggtgaggaagagtgagtTGCACAAAGGTTGCTACCGTGCTTGTCAGGAAGGGTGATTATGCACGACGAGTATTTCCTTGCTTTCTTTATATATTAATATcattgcacgaagggtgttaccgtgctCGAGAGGAAGAGAGAATATGCATGATGGGTGTTTTTGAGCTTGTGATTATATTGTGTATGTGAGaatgaaagtaaaagcacgaagggtgatgccgtgtcatttgtTGATATTGCTTGTTCTTTATTTTACTATGCAGATTAAGGACTTGGTTATGTTGTTTCGTGGTTACTTTGGAATGTTTGTTCGGGGTGCTTGTAGAAGCATAAATTGTGGTTTACTTTAGTCGtatcttttcttattttcttgTTCTATACCTCCTTACTTTTATTCTTGTTACTCTCTCACATGCTATTTATCTTGTCATCTTACTTGCTATTTTACTTGTTATCTTGTCTCGTTATTTCTCGTTACTCAATTATACATGCTTATATGTAAGTGTCTTGTCTTGGTCTCGTCGGGGTTATGATcgatacttacagagtacattgggttggttatactcatactatacttctgtacttcttgtacagattttggtgcTGATTCCGGTGGTACTCATAGAGCAGATTAGCTAACTGGCGGAGGAGACCGAAGCTAGTGCTGCACTCTCATTCTCAGAGTCTCCTGTCTCATAGTcatattaatatttatttattttgaacaATGTAATGTTATTCCAAACTTTGTATTTTGTTAAATCTGTAGACGTTTATGTACTTAGTGACTCCAGTTTTGGGAGATGTTAGATGGTTGGAGGTTTAGACATGATCTTATTCTTCTTAATTCTATCTTTTATTTATAGTTTTATGTCATTTACGTTTCACATTGCCTTTATTATTgctatttgttggcttgcctagcaaatgtcgttaggcgccatcacgatcccttTTGGTTGGAAATGTGGTTGTGACATTGTTCCTGTTTGAGTCGTTCCTCTTTTGCGGTGGCTTTCTCGTTGCGTTTTATTTCTTGCGGTTTTCGTAGTTGTAGACGTTCCATTGGTTTCATGGGAGAATGTTTGAACCTCCGTGCCCCCCCCCCCCATTATAAGCTTGATTTTGGTTTAGATCTCTCAATAACTATAATTGTGACCGATGAGTTTGGGGAACTTTCCCTCCCACAATTTTGATTTAAAATTTGTGAATTTCGattgaagaaaagaaaaactcAAAGAACCCACTGTTGAACAAGAAAGGCTGAAGGGATGGGTCGGATAACGGGTCGGATTATGAGTAGGATTTTTAATAAAACCGAGTAGATTAAATTAGGGGTGAGTCTTTTTAATAAGGAGGTTCCACGTGGCCCTCCATAAAAAAATAAGGATAAATCTGATCCATAATATAATAGCAGGGTCTGAAATAACTAAATAGTAAAATAAAGGGTaagtttaaataattttttatagtaaggggtatatttggcccttttccgaaTTTGAAATTATCAAACCTGGACTAAGTTCTCATTCTCATATTTGCAAAGGCTCAAGTCTAATATGCACTTATATTAGGACCAAAATTGTAAAGAACTTTAAATAAAGTTTCTAACATATCATCAAACTAGTTTCTCTCTCTCTGATCTCTGTTGTGCTCTCGTCAGTCGATCTCCGAGGTCAGCTCTTCCTCCTTCCATTTTCTAAGCTTCAACTACTAATCCCATTAGTATCTGAAAATTGTTTTCAATTTAACTCTGTCCAAAGATCGGAACTACATAATAGAGCTTTTAAATTCTTGATTTTATGCTTCTATTTGAATTTAGTTATCTGATTTAGTTTTTAAAGTCGTCTTCTCTATATACCTCAGATGCAAAAGGAACAATAGTAAATTCTATATATCTTCAATGGAAAAATGTCAAATTTGACTAACAAAGCGGAATGGATATAAATGATTCATGTAAGTATATAACCAACCAAACTGTTCTAGGATTGAGACGTAGTAGATTGACTGATATATATACCCCCTCCTTTCCAATTTATGTGATGCTGTTTGACTGGACATAgagtttaaggaaaaaaaaataaaaacacttttgaaacttgtggtttaAAACAAACCATAGATATTTGTGTAACTGATTATCtcattaagtaaaatatgaagtttaagttATATTGTTTCCAAATATAGAAATGTGCCATTCTTTTTGGGACAATCTAAAAAAGGAAATCCCATCATATAAATTGGGAGAGAGGGAGTACTCTATACGAAAGTTTAAATTACTATATTTCTGAACTTTTTGGTATTGGATATATGTTAATTGTACAGTTTTCACTGCTGGTTGTAATCAGATGGAAAACGGAGAGGGGACTAAGGAGCACTTAACTTCCGCGGTGTCCTCTCCTTTTGTTCCACTGGGAAATGAGTTCTCATGGCAAAGTCAGAAATCGGAGGATGGTGATGACATAACTGAGTACTCGTCATGTGATGCTGAGTCGGAATTCGAGAGATACTGCAGTGCTAACTCGGCCATGGGCACTCCAACTGTTGGAGGTTCAGTTGTGACTGCATTTCATGAGTTTCCTGGAAGCTTCAAATTAGGGGATGACAGTTATAGAGTAAAAGGTTTTAGGGGTTGTAAGAAGTTATCAGATTTTAGTGGGGTGGGTCCTTCTACTAGAGGAAGTGAATATAGTGGTGGAAAGGGTAGTGCACGAGAGGAGGGGTTGGTGGGTATCGGAAAGGGATTAGATTTGTATGGTAATGCAGTATTCATGGATGAGGAAACGTTTTTACAAAACATGGATATGGGTGACGAATGGTACGTCAAGGATGACGAAATGCCAAACATGAGGAGTGACGATGGTACTAAGTTATGCTTTAACAGAAGTTCTTGTACATCTGACGAATATAAGAACGGCGTGCTCATTGAAGGAGACACTGAAGCTTCGGGAGTTGGTAATAACACATTGGAAATTGAAGCAGAATTTCAGAGGGATATTGAAGCTGTAGATGGGAGCTTGGAGGTGTCAAGTCCGCAACCTGGTACAGCAACTGGTGGAGCTGAGTGTTTGGATGAAAGTGAGGCCTCCTCAAGATATGAGTATTCAGAAGGCGAGGATTCAATGTTCGGAGGTAATACAGATGATGAGAAGAATGATTCATATTTCAGGAAAGAAGTAAAACACTCACATCAAGAACATGACAAGAATGAATATAAGCTCGTTATGGGTTCTGCAGTAGCCTTTGGTTCAAATGATTGGGATGATTTCATGCAAGAAAATGGAGAATTTACTCCGACTTTAATGGTGCACAATGAACTTCAAGCTGAAAACCAACCAAGTATTGAAAGTGAAAATGGATGTTtgagttctgcttcaactgtcaATGCTGAGTTTTCAAGTGTAGGTTTAACAATGCCTAAAGAAAAGGAGAAAGGTACTCTTCTGCCCAGTTATCATGGCCAAGGTGGTAATGAATCAACTGAGCACACCACTACTTATAATTTGGATCCTTTGAGTCTTCTGAACCAGGGGAAAGGAGAGAACGCTGAAGGTGAGAAACCGATGCTTGTTAAGAACAATGAAACAAGAAAAGTCAATGAATCAGCGGAGTTCCATGACAAGTCTTCTGTTCATAATATGTTGCAAGTGGACCATAATCCGCAAAGACAACGAGGAGAAGCCTCTTTTATAGAGGGTGCTAAACTTAAGGAGGAAGTATTGGAACCGACAGATCAATGTGCATGTAATGAGGAAGTTATTCACATTACTGATGATCTTGTTTCTAGAAAAGCTGCGCCTGAGAACTTAAGATTATTCTTGGAACCTCTGTCTCATTCTGCTACAAGCAAAGATTATCTGTCTATGGAGCATTCTGATGATAGAACAGTGGAACTATCAGCAGACAAGAGCTCATCTCCTTCATCAGCATCAGTGGCTAATGATGCTACAAGGACCAAACATGGAACGAGGAATAGTTCGTCCTCCGTCAATTACTTGGAAGACCATCTTACATCAGGCAAGGTATGATTCTTTTCAAGAACTCTATTAGCACTTGTGTCTTCTTTGTTTGCAGTTTGCATCGGATCAATCTCTGCATTGTTATTATAGTTTCTTCAAATTTTGTCATGCGAATGAAATCGATAAGGAAATGCATGACCAATTTTTTGGATTGATGACATTTTCCTATAGAGTAATACCTCTTCAGAGGTGGAAAAGTCCAGGTATACAAGTGGCACACAACAAGTGGAGAACCTACACAAAAACATGATTCTATACAAAAGCCATTTTTAGATTGCTAATGTAAATGCATAGGATGAGGTTGTCAAATGGAGATATAATGTTATATGATCTATGGGAAGCTAAGCTTATGATACAAACTGCATACTGATTGTTAAGAGCCATGCATATCTGTTGTTACATGAGATATAAAAATTTGCAACATTTGCATGTTTCCATTTTTAGTTACATAGCTTGTTAAAGAGTGATAGCTAATTGGTGACCCATTTTTCAATGCTTGCTATGAGTAATTGCTTCACAATGACATATATGTATTGCATATCCATACACTAGGTTAAGGCTTTTACCTGTTTTTTCCTTTTGTGATGGATCATGCTGGTAGGAGGAGTCTAGAATCTACTTAAATTTGAAAATCTTTCAGCAAAATTTCAATGAAAATCCTTAAAATTGAAAGCATTAGGGTGCTTAGGCAGAGTTATCTTGTTGCTGTAAGGTGGCTGCTTTATCATGGAATATATGTTGCTTAAACTTCTGTTTTCCCAACACAAAAATTATTGTTTAAATGAATATTTGACATTACTGCCAAATTATATGCACGTTTAACAACTTAGTTATCTTGGATATCACTTCATCCAGGAGGCTTTTTAAAAACCATACGTATTTAAATGAACTTATGTCAATCTTTTCATTAACTGAGCATGGCGGTGCCTGTGGATGTTCTTATCCGTTTGCTGATAACAAGCAGTGGTATATGTAAGCACTAAGGGGTTGTTTGGTACACGGTCTAAATTATCCCGGGATTATAATCCCTAGACTAATTTATCCCACCTGAGAGGTGGGATAAAGTAATACCAAGTTTGATGGGATAAGGTGGTATAAGATGAGATATCCAGGATTAAGTTTGGgactaagtgggcgtttggacttacgaattgtaaaattccaaaaaaaagtgaaaaaaaatttcaagtgaaaatgatatttgaaaattagagttgtgtttggatatgaatataattttgggttgtttttgaagttttgtgagtaatctgagtaaaaattttgaaaaacggttttttggagtttttcaaaatttcgaaaaattctaaaatgcattttcaagtgaaaattggaaattttatgaacaaacgttgttttcggaaaaaagtgaaatttttttgaaagaaagggaaaaatttcttatgtccaaacgggctctaagtttATACCATGTTTGGTTGACGGTATAATTTTATCCCGGGATAAATTTATACCATCAACCAAACATGGTATAAATTTAGTAGCATACTTTATCCCATTTTGTCCCACCTTATCCcgcgtaccaaacgacccctaaacaCTTAAATTTAATTGAATTTTTTAGGTCCAATTATATATCCAGATTAAAGTTGAATCCAACTTCATATGGGTTTAACAATTAATTTGGACGTTACAAGTTAAATAAGTCCATTTTATTAGTTACAAGATCAACTTCATCTTGAGGCCCAAACTTATGTTGTATGTCTAATAACATGACATGCCGGGTCAAATCCAAAGGCAATGAGATAATGCCATGTATTCTAATGAtgtggcatgccaagtcaaaatAAGGACCAATCAAAGCTggcacgtgtcaaaatgacattTCTTGGCTAATCAAATACAATCTTATCACTTAGCTTTTGTGATAGGCTTGATGACTCACATGAGTCAATCAAAATCATTCGGGTGAGTTCATTTACAGTTGGACTGCCTATCCTCTACAACATCAAATAGGGGGTCACATATTTCTCCGATGATTCAGAATTGGATAAGAGGTCATTTGGAATGTCACAAAAGACCATTCACAAGTGGAGATTAAGACATTAAATACGTAACTCTTTAATAAGAGAGAAGTACTCAACGGAGTTCTTCCTCGAGATAAATCTAGAGTTTCAAAGGTTGTCTGGCATTCTTGGATATCAAAGACATCACGAGGAGGTCTACGTCATCTTTTACTCAAAAAATACGCTGCTCTAACCCTTGAATCAAAGAAAAAATTTAGGAAGAATTAAGTGAATACATATAATTGCGTTCACAAAGATCTATTAGTAaaatcttttcttttcttttttatgtcTTTTCGTGATTGCAGTATGCTTTGCATACTCGAAATTTGTCGCGAATATCCAATTATATGTTGTCTCAGGCTCAAGATCAGTAAGCTAATCGAAGGCATTCCCTTTCGGCGTACAAGCAAACTGCTCAACTAACATATCATCATGAGTTCCAACTTTGCTACAAGTCTTGACAAAGTGGGTAATATTTGCCATCAAACAACAACTTAGTGCTAGTGCTAATCCCTTTCTTAGCTCTCCCGTGTGGGAAGGTTTAGTATAcaatttttgttttcttgatcGACCCATTGGATGCCCTTTCAAAGTCCAAAAGATCGATTCATCATTGAGATACCACTTTGGAAGGGCTAGAATTCTAACCTTGTGTCAAGACCTATGAGCCAAGGGATAGGACAGAGATTGGCCCTCTTTGCAGCTTTAATGGTTGATAGCTAATCTATATTGGTAGACAATTGATCAGTTTAGCCTATGGTTTGGAATAATACAACGAACTTTGTAACGTTCCACCATACTGCGTCGTGATGGTATTCGTGATCTTGTAGTTGTTGGACCGTCGGTCAATGTGGCCACTGAAGCAGATTGTTTTGCATTTAAAGCGTTAGATGTCTTGGTGGAGATTCAACAACCTCTGCTTGCTGTGTCGAGTTGTCACTTGACTCTCTAGGATTATAGAGCTTATCTTGCTATAAATTCGACAATTGAATATTTATGTCTTCAACCAATTTCTCAAGGCTTCGATAGTTTGTTCCATCACGTCAAGCTTTTCATCCATGTTGGTTTCATCAATATCAGGGTGTTGACCTTTGTTGATGCAGATGAATTTGCCGAATCCTCGAACTCGTCAAGGTTGGAGCTAATTTGAGAGACTCTATCAGATGGAGAGAACATGGTGTTACCCCCCAAAAGTTGTAGTTGTAGCCTTGAGCATGTTCGAGTTATCAGAACGAGTGCGATCATGTTTAGCTGATGCAACATAGTAAATGTTGTTGAAGCAGTACTGTTGTTCTTTCTAAAGGCTACAGTTGATCTTTGAAGTTTGCAGGCTTCGGTTTGCAAGATGGAGAGATGAAGGGCAAAGCTTGTCCTATCGAGCGTGCGATAAAGTTGTTCGCAAAAAATTCGAGTTTACAAAAATAAATTGCAATCATGAGACAAatataaaaacaaaagaaaagattttattattatatctttgcGAGTAAAATTCAGTTATTCTTGTGATTTTTCTCTTCAAAGTTTTGTCGTGATTTGAGGGTTGGATCAACGTGTTTCTTGAACAAAGGATGATGTGAACTTCATCGTGATGTATATGATCTTCAAGAAAGTCAAGCAGCACTTTGATACTCTGGGTTAATCTTGAGGAAGAGCTCTGTTGATCTTTTGTGAACTTCTGAATGACCTCTTCTCCAACTTTGAATCAcccagagagagagagatatgTAATCCCCTACTTATAGTTGTAGGGGGTAAAGCGATCCAATTGTAAATGAATTCTCCCTAATGATATTGATTGGCTCATATGAGTCATCAAGCCTATCATAAAAGTTATATGATAAGATTGTGTTTGATTGGCCAAGATATGTCATTTTACACTTTGTTGCCTTTGGTTGGTCCTTattttgacttggcatgccacgTCATTTAAACACAAAGCATTATCTCGGCATTCCCATGTCACTGGACGCATGGCATGAGTTTGGGCCTCAAGATCAGGTGGATCTCGGGCTTAAAACTAATAAAATGGACTTGTTTAACTTGTAAagtccaaattaataatttaatcCAAATGACGTTGGATTCAACTTAAATCTACATGTATAATTGGACCTATAAAATCCAATTAAATTTTAAGTGCTTACAATATACGAATGATAAAAAAAGATATGCATAATCATGCAATGACATATATATGTACAACAAGGACATGTTTACATCTTTAGATGTTTCCTTTTTGTTGCAATTGTGAAATTTGATTGATTTGTGAGGAGTGGTTGATTGATTGGCAATTGTGCAGTTTGGTTCAATATGAAATGGATCTTTGGTCTGCTAATTGAGGAGAACAAAGGTGGAGTaggtgttggggggggggggggggggtgtttgcTATTTGATGATGAAgaacaaacaaaaaataaaatgattaaatCGCAGCAATTAGTGAGAGGCTTCTTAAGAAAACAAAAGTAAGAAGAATTCACTTTGTAAGGGAGATGATCataaataatagtaatatttactatgaagttggaaaaatttgtgaTAACTAGATTAATGCTTATCGGTTTTGTAGTACCTACCCTATACATGTTAAGTGGATTGGGCTGGACCCAATCTGGTACATTAAGTGAAGAGCCTGTGGGCTGCGTTTGGGGCCAACCCCTAATGGGATAGTTAAAATTTGAGAAGGGGTGAGACAGATCCAGCCCTTGGATCTTGATCTCTCAAACTTAAGTGAAATTTGAGCTTGGAGCTTGATGTCTCGTACTTCAAGCACTAATCAATAGCTTGAGAATCAATAGTTGAGAGCTTTGATAGATTAAAAAGAGAGGAGAGAATTTAGAGTTGAAGGCTGAAGAATAAAGTTGGGGATGAAAGGTATTTATAGTTGAGAGATTTTAGGGCCCAAACAGTAATACTCTAAGTCAAAAAAGGGGGAGGGGGGCAAAATAGTTGTTGGCTTATGGGCAAAAAGGACCAAAGAAATGCCATTGAACAATGGCCGGAAACAGCTAAAAAACACTGATCAAGAATTCAAGATTTTTAAATAGGGATTGGGCTGGGCCAGTCAGCCCAGGGCTCGTATTGAGCCGGTCCAACTTCCCGCAAGCCCTCTACGGACCCCTTAATTTCCCCTGCGGGGCCTAGGCTCAATTGACCGGGCCCGGCCAGGTAAAAAATGGGCTGACTCAACCCACTTGTCACGTCTAACCTCTACCTTGGAACAACCCAAAAAGTTTAAGTGGAGAAGTCCTCAATTTCTTCCTCCTTTTTACAAAACTTTTTCCTTGGAACACGTTCTGATTCATATTCTACAGCAAATTGACTTTAGGTGATTTTTTGCTTTTGTAAAACCATTTGTTTGGCT is a window from the Nicotiana tomentosiformis chromosome 10, ASM39032v3, whole genome shotgun sequence genome containing:
- the LOC104114531 gene encoding uncharacterized protein isoform X2; translated protein: MDINDSFFTAGCNQMENGEGTKEHLTSAVSSPFVPLGNEFSWQSQKSEDGDDITEYSSCDAESEFERYCSANSAMGTPTVGGSVVTAFHEFPGSFKLGDDSYRVKGFRGCKKLSDFSGVGPSTRGSEYSGGKGSAREEGLVGIGKGLDLYGNAVFMDEETFLQNMDMGDEWYVKDDEMPNMRSDDGTKLCFNRSSCTSDEYKNGVLIEGDTEASGVGNNTLEIEAEFQRDIEAVDGSLEVSSPQPGTATGGAECLDESEASSRYEYSEGEDSMFGGNTDDEKNDSYFRKEVKHSHQEHDKNEYKLVMGSAVAFGSNDWDDFMQENGEFTPTLMVHNELQAENQPSIESENGCLSSASTVNAEFSSVGLTMPKEKEKGTLLPSYHGQGGNESTEHTTTYNLDPLSLLNQGKGENAEGEKPMLVKNNETRKVNESAEFHDKSSVHNMLQVDHNPQRQRGEASFIEGAKLKEEVLEPTDQCACNEEVIHITDDLVSRKAAPENLRLFLEPLSHSATSKDYLSMEHSDDRTVELSADKSSSPSSASVANDATRTKHGTRNSSSSVNYLEDHLTSGKTHNLELNEFYNEVVHDMEEILLDSSESPGFALGNKIHHSYIPLPSRDGGSTASTSVTFDVSPDTQRPVRFDRVEVVGARQKTGDVSLSERLVGVKKYTVYRIKVWSGEDYWEVERRYRDFCALYHQLKKSFADQGWILPPVWSATERESRKIFGSASPNVVADRSVLIQECLHSLLHDKFRSGPLNALICFLSPSKDVPNSPTSDTNIPQSPYSSRSTSRGDVSSLGKKISLIVHKRPLKSKKQLLDEQHYSCAGCYKSFDDGKTRIQELAQTLGWGKPRLCEYSGQLFCSSCHTNDMAVLPARVLHCWDFNQYPVSQLAKSYLDSIYDQPMLCVSAVNPMLFSRVPALQHVTNIRKRIEKILPFVRCPFRSSIYKGVGSRRYILEGNDFFALRDLIDLSKGVFAALPVMVDTVLRKIVEHITDQCLICYDVGIPCTARQDCDDPSSLIFPFQEGEIERCKSCDSVFHKHCFKRISSCPCGTRLKPEQEGNATKGSQNMGNWGILSLDLLRKRADLSKGLVTGFLGKVRSLKSSRNEDEEHEDNNAIILMDSLPMTTL
- the LOC104114531 gene encoding uncharacterized protein isoform X1, with the translated sequence MDINDSFFTAGCNQMENGEGTKEHLTSAVSSPFVPLGNEFSWQSQKSEDGDDITEYSSCDAESEFERYCSANSAMGTPTVGGSVVTAFHEFPGSFKLGDDSYRVKGFRGCKKLSDFSGVGPSTRGSEYSGGKGSAREEGLVGIGKGLDLYGNAVFMDEETFLQNMDMGDEWYVKDDEMPNMRSDDGTKLCFNRSSCTSDEYKNGVLIEGDTEASGVGNNTLEIEAEFQRDIEAVDGSLEVSSPQPGTATGGAECLDESEASSRYEYSEGEDSMFGGNTDDEKNDSYFRKEVKHSHQEHDKNEYKLVMGSAVAFGSNDWDDFMQENGEFTPTLMVHNELQAENQPSIESENGCLSSASTVNAEFSSVGLTMPKEKEKGTLLPSYHGQGGNESTEHTTTYNLDPLSLLNQGKGENAEGEKPMLVKNNETRKVNESAEFHDKSSVHNMLQVDHNPQRQRGEASFIEGAKLKEEVLEPTDQCACNEEVIHITDDLVSRKAAPENLRLFLEPLSHSATSKDYLSMEHSDDRTVELSADKSSSPSSASVANDATRTKHGTRNSSSSVNYLEDHLTSGKTHNLELNEFYNEVVHDMEEILLDSSESPGFALGNKIHHSYIPLPSRDGGSTASTSVTFDVSPDTQRPVRFDRVEVVGARQKTGDVSLSERLVGVKKYTVYRIKVWSGEDYWEVERRYRDFCALYHQLKKSFADQGWILPPVWSATERESRKIFGSASPNVVADRSVLIQECLHSLLHDKFRSGPLNALICFLSPSKDVPNSPTSDTNIPQSPYSSRSTSRGDVSSLGKKISLIVHKRPLKSKKQLLDEQHYSCAGCYKSFDDGKTRIQELAQTLGWGKPRLCEYSGQLFCSSCHTNDMAVLPARVLHCWDFNQYPVSQLAKSYLDSIYDQPMLCVSAVNPMLFSRVPALQHVTNIRKRIEKILPFVRCPFRSSIYKGVGSRRYILEGNDFFALRDLIDLSKGVFAAALPVMVDTVLRKIVEHITDQCLICYDVGIPCTARQDCDDPSSLIFPFQEGEIERCKSCDSVFHKHCFKRISSCPCGTRLKPEQEGNATKGSQNMGNWGILSLDLLRKRADLSKGLVTGFLGKVRSLKSSRNEDEEHEDNNAIILMDSLPMTTL